A genomic stretch from Arachis stenosperma cultivar V10309 chromosome 3, arast.V10309.gnm1.PFL2, whole genome shotgun sequence includes:
- the LOC130967854 gene encoding beta-glucosidase 40, translating into MELRRGIMAAMVITLMLQVAMCKSEISRADFPNGFTFGTASSAFQYEGAVKEDGRGPSVWDTFSHTFGKILDFSNADVAVDQYHRYEEDIQLMKDMGMDAYRFSISWTRIFPNGTGEINQAGVDHYNKLIDALLAKGIEPYVTIYHWDLPQALEDKYNGWLSADIINDFANYAEICFQKFGDRVKHWITFNEPHTFATQGYDVGLQAPGRCSIVLHLFCRAGNSATEPYIVAHNVLRSHALVADIYRKKYKAAQGGSLGIAFDVIWYEPATNTKEDIEAAQRAQDFQLGWFLDPLMFGDYPASMRSRVGNRLPKFTPSEAALVKGSLDFVGINHYTTFYARDNKTNLIGVLLHDTVADSGAVTLPFNGTKAIGKRANSIWLYIVPQSMRTLMNYIRQKYGNPTVYITENGMDDGNSPFTSIKDALKDEKRIGYHSGYLSNLQAAIKDGCNVKGYFVWSLLDNWEWAAGYSSRFGLYFVDYKNNLKRYPKQSVQWFKDFLKPS; encoded by the exons ATGGAGTTGAGAAGAGGCATAATGGCAGCCATGGTAATTACACTGATGCTTCAAGTTGCGATGTGTAAATCGGAGATAAGCAGGGCGGACTTTCCTAACGGCTTTACATTTGGCACTGCTTCTTCTGCCTTTCAG TATGAAGGAGCAGTAAAAGAAGACGGAAGGGGACCATCTGTATGGGATACTTTCTCACATACTTTTG GCAAGATACTCGATTTCAGCAATGCTGATGTTGCAGTGGATCAATACCATCGATACGAA GAAGATATTCAACTCATGAAGGACATGGGAATGGACGCCTATAGGTTTTCCATTTCATGGACTCGGATTTTTCCAA ATGGAACCGGAGAAATTAACCAGGCAGGAGTTGATCACTATAACAAACTCATAGACGCATTACTCGCCAAAG GAATTGAACCATATGTGACCATATACCACTGGGACCTACCACAAGCCTTAGAAGACAAGTATAATGGATGGCTCAGTGCTGATATCAT AAATGACTTTGCAAATTATGCTGAGATATGCTTTCAGAAATTTGGGGACAGAGTGAAGCATTGGATCACATTTAATGAGCCACACACATTTGCCACACAAGGGTATGATGTTGGTCTTCAGGCCCCTGGAAGATGCTCCATTGTTCTTCACCTGTTTTGTAGGGCTGGCAACTCTGCTACTGAACCTTACATTGTTGCTCATAATGTCCTTCGTTCTCACGCACTTGTTGCtgatatatatagaaaaaagtATAAG GCTGCACAGGGTGGATCACTTGGGATAGCCTTTGATGTGATTTGGTATGAGCCAGCAACAAACACCAAAGAAGACATTGAAGCTGCTCAAAGAGCACAAGATTTCCAGTTAGGCTG GTTTCTTGATCCTTTGATGTTTGGAGATTATCCAGCTTCAATGAGAAGCAGAGTAGGGAACAGGCTTCCAAAATTTACCCCATCTGAGGCTGCCCTTGTGAAAGGTTCCTTAGATTTTGTGGGAATCAATCATTACACCACTTTTTATGCAAGAGACAATAAAACTAATCTCATTGGAGTTCTGCTCCATGATACTGTTGCAGATTCTGGTGCTGTTACTCTTC CATTCAATGGTACAAAAGCTATTGGAAAAAGG GCAAATTCTATATGGTTGTATATAGTGCCACAAAGCATGAGAACCTTGATGAACTATATCAGACAAAAGTATGGGAACCCTACAGTCTATATCACAGAAAATG GGATGGATGATGGGAATAGCCCATTTACCTCCATTAAGGATGCTCTAAAGGATGAGAAACGGATTGGGTACCACAGTGGCTATTTATCTAATTTACAAGCTGCTATAAA AGATGGTTGCAATGTGAAGGGATATTTTGTGTGGTCACTACTTGATAACTGGGAGTGGGCAGCTGGATACAGTTCAAGATTTGGTCTATACTTTGTTGATTACAAAAACAATCTGAAGAGATACCCTAAACAATCTGTTCAATGGTTCAAGGACTTCTTGAAACCATCTTAA